The following is a genomic window from Hymenobacter monticola.
TTTCGTAGCCCACGAGGCGGTAGTTGGCCACGCGGGCGGGGTTGAATTCGACTTGCAGCTTCACGTCTTTGGCCACGGTGAAGAGCGTGCCGCCGAACTGCGCCACCAGCACCCGGCCGGCTTCATCAAGGTTATCTAGGTAGGCGTAGTTACCGTTGCCTTTGTCGGCCAGGGTTTCCATGCGCGCGTCGCGCAGGTTGCCGCGGCCGCAGCCCAGCACGGTGAGAAACACGCCGCTTTCGCGTTGGTCTACAATGAGTTTTTCCATGGCCGCCTCGGAGCTTTCACCCACGTTGAAATCGCCGTCGGTGGCCAGAATTACGCGGTTGTTGCCTTCCTTGTTGAAGCTCTGCCGGGCCGTGGAATAGGCCAGACGCAGCCCCGCCCCACCGGCCGTGGAGCCACCCGCCTGCAGCCGGTCGATGGCATCGAGAATGACCTGGGGCTGCGAGCCGGGCGTGGGCGGCAGCACCAGGCCGGCGGCCCCGGCGTAGGCCACCAGCGCCACGTGGTCCTGGGGGCGCAACTGCTTCACTAGCAGCTTGAGGCCGGCTTGCACCAGCGGCAGGCGGTCGGGGCCATACATCGAGCCCGATACATCAACTAGAAACACGAGGTTGGCGGGCGGCAGCTTGGCGGTTTCTACTTTTCGGGCCTGAATGCCGATGCGGGCCAGCTGGTGCGCGGGGTTCCAGGGGCAGGCGGCCAGCTCGGTGCTGATGCGCACGGGGTCGGGCGAAGCGGCGGGCGGCGCGGGGTAGTCGTAGCGGAAATAGTTCAGCATCTCTTCCACCCGCACGGCGTCGCGTGGGGGCATTTGGCCTTCGTTCAGGAAGCGGCGCACGTTGGAGTAGGAAGCATTATCCACGTCGAGCGAGAAAGTGCTGAGCGGGTCCTTTTTGGGGTTGAAAAAGGTATTTTCCTTGACGTGGGCGTAGGTATCGCCGGCGCCCGCTTCGGGCCGGGCGGGCAGGGTAGGCATTGCAGGCGCACCGCTGGGAAGCACCCGTGCGGTGTATGCTGCATCGGCCGCGTCTTGGGCCATTTTCATCTTGCGCTTCGACGGGGCGGCCGGTGCGGGTGCACTCTCTGCCTTCGTTTCGTAGCCGTAGGCCGTCACCGACACTTCACTAAGCTGCTTAGTGTCAAGAAACATCGCAACGTTCACCACCCGCGCCGCGCCAATTAGCCGTTGCTGCTTTTTATACCCCACTGATGTGAATACCAGCGTGGCCGAGGCTGCATTGGGCACCGGGAGGGTGTAGCGGCCGTCGTGGTCGGTGCTGGTGCCTTGTTGCGTTCCCTTGATGAGCACCGTGGCGCCGGGTATGCCCTGTTTCGATTGGGCATCCAGCACGATGCCCGTAATGGTGCGGTAGCGGGTGGTATCGGCGGGTTCGGCCGTTACAGCGGGCGCGGAGCCTTTCGATTTTTTCTGGGCAAGAGCAGGGCTTTGAGAGGCCAGCAGGCTCAGGAGCAGTGGCAGTAGCAAC
Proteins encoded in this region:
- a CDS encoding vWA domain-containing protein; translation: MRTLLLLPLLLSLLASQSPALAQKKSKGSAPAVTAEPADTTRYRTITGIVLDAQSKQGIPGATVLIKGTQQGTSTDHDGRYTLPVPNAASATLVFTSVGYKKQQRLIGAARVVNVAMFLDTKQLSEVSVTAYGYETKAESAPAPAAPSKRKMKMAQDAADAAYTARVLPSGAPAMPTLPARPEAGAGDTYAHVKENTFFNPKKDPLSTFSLDVDNASYSNVRRFLNEGQMPPRDAVRVEEMLNYFRYDYPAPPAASPDPVRISTELAACPWNPAHQLARIGIQARKVETAKLPPANLVFLVDVSGSMYGPDRLPLVQAGLKLLVKQLRPQDHVALVAYAGAAGLVLPPTPGSQPQVILDAIDRLQAGGSTAGGAGLRLAYSTARQSFNKEGNNRVILATDGDFNVGESSEAAMEKLIVDQRESGVFLTVLGCGRGNLRDARMETLADKGNGNYAYLDNLDEAGRVLVAQFGGTLFTVAKDVKLQVEFNPARVANYRLVGYENRLLEAEDFNNDRKDAGELGAGHTATALYEIVPVGTTQPLVDDLKYQPSKPATATMQQFITNDVLTVKLRYKEPQGNTSKLLAQPLTGPALAIEKASPDFRFAAAVAQFGMLLRQSEQRGTATWAATEQLANGARGADADGYRAELVRLVRLAEGLSGSGAVGKR